In a single window of the Flavivirga spongiicola genome:
- a CDS encoding glycoside hydrolase family 3 protein encodes MKRIYHYIFILLVIASCAKSKSQISSNKEAIIASKVDSLLGLMTLDEKIEQLAGIGFDTKPNERLGIPVLKMTDGPVGIRWSEATALPAAVSLASTWDLPLLYKVGQLLGKETKARGRNFFLGPCVNIHRFPIGGRNFESFGEDPYLAGQIAIPYIQGVQSEDVLACVKHFACNNQEWQRSHVNAVVDERALHEIYLPAFKAAVQEADVWTVMTSYNKVNGKWTAENDYLLDTVLKKKWGFKGFVVSDWGAAHSTVGGMHAGLDLEMPFGAFYNDSLIKKALHKKEITEAIIDDKVKRLLRVRFEANMFSPEEQPSVNILKSLEHKNIAYEAAVNGMVLLKNENKMLPIDAKKVKKVAVIGPNAAFSRVGGGGSSKVTPFYAISPLEGLKNKLGEDVELNYALGATITDDIRIIENTYFEEVDGKKGLEASYFGNVKCEGTPHFIRNDKDVNFLWYYDAPSWDFHGADDENYFSVRWKGKLKAPKSGVYKFHVMHNDGVRLSINDKKLIDKWEDNKGSTIEEVKINLRAGEVYDLQLDYYNNGHVSEIKLGWEIPDIDLIQEAVDVAKKSDLAIVFIGLSDHFEGEGRDREFLVLKNQDKLIKKVKEANPNTIVVIISGTPPIIENWADDVPAIVQAWFGGQEGGNALADILLGNRNPSGKLPATFYKSQNDSPGFLDYKNENLQSVYSEGIYVGYRYLDKKGLQVRYPFGHGLSYTNFTYQNPSLKQLDKNTFEVKMTLRNAGETAGAEVVQLYVKPMHTSVERPEKELKSFKKVFLKPNEQQDITFVLKKEAFQYYDIAIHDWKVDKGEYNILIGSSSKDIRQTIKSLSIN; translated from the coding sequence ATGAAACGTATCTATCATTATATTTTTATACTATTGGTTATAGCGTCTTGTGCAAAATCGAAATCCCAAATATCAAGCAATAAAGAAGCAATAATAGCATCTAAAGTTGATTCGCTTTTAGGTCTAATGACTTTGGATGAAAAGATTGAACAGCTAGCAGGAATTGGTTTTGACACCAAACCTAATGAACGTCTGGGAATACCAGTACTTAAAATGACAGACGGACCAGTAGGCATTCGCTGGTCTGAGGCTACTGCACTTCCTGCTGCGGTGTCATTAGCATCCACATGGGATTTGCCTCTTTTGTATAAGGTTGGACAACTTCTGGGCAAAGAAACTAAAGCGAGAGGAAGAAATTTTTTTCTCGGCCCCTGTGTTAATATTCATCGTTTTCCCATTGGAGGAAGGAATTTTGAAAGTTTTGGAGAAGATCCATACCTAGCAGGCCAAATAGCAATCCCTTATATCCAAGGTGTACAAAGTGAAGATGTTCTCGCTTGTGTAAAACATTTTGCCTGTAACAATCAGGAATGGCAGAGAAGCCATGTGAATGCGGTAGTAGATGAACGGGCTTTACATGAAATATATTTACCGGCTTTTAAAGCTGCTGTTCAAGAAGCAGACGTTTGGACAGTCATGACTTCTTATAACAAAGTAAATGGAAAATGGACTGCTGAAAACGACTATTTACTGGACACTGTCTTAAAGAAAAAGTGGGGTTTCAAAGGTTTCGTGGTCTCAGATTGGGGAGCTGCTCATAGTACCGTAGGAGGTATGCATGCTGGCTTAGATTTAGAAATGCCGTTTGGAGCGTTTTATAATGATTCACTTATAAAAAAGGCCTTGCACAAAAAAGAGATTACAGAAGCTATTATTGATGATAAAGTAAAGCGATTATTACGTGTGCGCTTTGAAGCTAATATGTTTTCGCCTGAAGAACAACCTTCGGTAAATATATTAAAGAGCCTGGAGCATAAAAATATTGCTTATGAAGCTGCTGTTAATGGCATGGTTTTATTAAAAAATGAAAATAAAATGCTGCCCATTGATGCAAAGAAAGTAAAGAAGGTTGCTGTCATAGGGCCTAATGCAGCTTTCTCGCGTGTAGGTGGTGGCGGATCTTCTAAAGTAACCCCTTTTTATGCGATTTCTCCATTAGAAGGGTTGAAAAACAAATTAGGAGAAGATGTCGAACTTAACTACGCTTTGGGTGCTACGATAACTGACGACATTCGTATTATAGAAAACACTTATTTTGAAGAAGTTGATGGCAAAAAAGGGTTAGAGGCTTCTTACTTTGGTAATGTAAAATGTGAAGGAACCCCACATTTTATTAGAAATGATAAAGATGTCAATTTCTTATGGTACTATGATGCCCCAAGTTGGGATTTTCATGGCGCGGATGATGAGAATTACTTTTCGGTTCGTTGGAAAGGGAAATTAAAAGCACCCAAATCTGGAGTGTACAAATTTCATGTCATGCACAATGATGGTGTACGATTATCTATTAATGATAAGAAGCTTATAGATAAATGGGAAGATAACAAAGGAAGTACTATTGAAGAAGTTAAAATCAATCTAAGAGCTGGAGAGGTTTATGATCTTCAATTGGATTATTATAATAATGGACATGTCTCTGAGATAAAACTCGGATGGGAGATTCCAGATATAGATTTAATACAAGAAGCAGTAGATGTAGCCAAGAAATCAGATCTGGCGATTGTTTTTATAGGATTATCCGATCATTTTGAAGGAGAAGGTCGTGACAGAGAGTTTTTGGTATTAAAAAATCAGGATAAACTTATTAAAAAAGTTAAGGAGGCTAATCCAAATACCATTGTCGTTATTATTTCTGGAACACCGCCCATTATAGAAAACTGGGCAGATGATGTGCCAGCGATTGTTCAAGCATGGTTTGGTGGTCAAGAGGGGGGAAATGCGCTTGCAGATATTCTTTTGGGTAACCGAAATCCATCAGGAAAGCTACCTGCCACATTTTATAAGTCACAGAATGACTCACCCGGTTTTTTGGATTATAAAAATGAAAATTTGCAATCGGTGTACTCTGAAGGCATTTATGTAGGATATCGATACCTGGACAAGAAAGGCTTACAAGTACGTTATCCGTTTGGTCATGGTCTTTCATATACTAATTTTACGTATCAAAACCCATCCTTGAAACAACTTGATAAAAACACTTTTGAGGTAAAGATGACATTGCGTAATGCAGGAGAAACAGCGGGTGCTGAGGTTGTTCAATTATATGTGAAACCGATGCATACATCAGTAGAAAGACCAGAAAAAGAATTGAAATCTTTTAAGAAAGTATTCCTGAAACCAAATGAACAACAGGATATTACATTTGTCTTAAAAAAAGAAGCTTTCCAATATTACGATATAGCTATACATGATTGGAAAGTTGATAAGGGCGAATACAATATCTTAATTGGGAGTTCATCTAAAGATATAAGACAAACCATTAAATCTCTATCAATTAATTAA
- a CDS encoding TIM-barrel domain-containing protein, which yields MKFSVTLAIFFFITSTLYSQNPEVTYNGYATKININESIEVSFYSTTMFRVRYSKIGNNDVSNKFTIPFTIGHTNSWNEIPVSIKKDGDVYFMHTKKLEIGINIKTRQLTVNDMESGKSIYPSDGPIYGMFKDGYSLFDSASFFNEKNDNSRYSHWFYNPETELYDIYLEEDVLMDQYFIYGPSYLKIYEQFNQLVGAEPLLPKKSYGFFQTQHLACKGDQDQLMAVARELRNRDIPADNLIFDFEWGDGCIGDKEITWGSSMDWSENYSKPLSPKAMLDSLKAMHFDVMLIQHNAPDFKNRNGQGWTETVQPEKLWWSKWKEKLDQGVKGTWQDTRRNDITDSQIWLKTQNYIGDNERVLFMGCRKMQAVNPWDFRYSVAPVNNLIGSRRYPFDWTGDCSFNWNELKWQIKAITNSHGPLKGVSYISSDGVGESWQIQARWNQFSDFSAISRSHNPKPWAGNIDVANFQNKIKIEGRDTVIIKDTPDNITHAVGGESKGPTAENSIRKHRKERYKLLPYIYSTAYENYLTGIPICRPMLIAFPDDYLCYSDTWPYQYMFGPNILVAPVYGDFKTMEIYLPRENDWIDYWSKEVYKGGGVINYNTEDVEKLPLFIKAGAIIPKRPERNWIEEEKQEENLILDIYPSDKSFFTLYEDDGKSIAYQKGAYSATTISQNYGENEELIIHVGEAKGTFKNELTHRTWHIRVLDVLNEYDSVNVNGKQKKFTISTNTNETDLIKEVVIKEPRNKSTTVIFSKT from the coding sequence ATGAAATTCTCTGTTACGTTGGCCATATTCTTTTTCATTACTAGTACTTTATATAGTCAAAACCCAGAGGTTACATATAATGGATATGCAACCAAAATTAATATAAATGAATCCATAGAAGTTTCGTTTTATTCTACAACAATGTTTCGTGTACGGTATTCAAAAATCGGTAACAATGATGTTTCTAACAAGTTCACTATTCCTTTCACAATAGGACATACAAATTCATGGAATGAGATACCTGTAAGTATAAAAAAAGATGGAGATGTCTATTTCATGCATACCAAGAAATTAGAGATTGGAATAAATATAAAAACAAGGCAACTAACCGTAAACGACATGGAGTCAGGGAAAAGTATTTATCCATCAGATGGTCCCATATACGGTATGTTCAAAGATGGATATAGTTTGTTTGATAGCGCTAGTTTTTTCAATGAAAAAAATGATAATAGTAGATATTCTCATTGGTTTTATAACCCTGAGACTGAGCTTTATGATATTTACCTTGAAGAAGATGTACTTATGGATCAATACTTTATATATGGTCCCTCTTATTTAAAAATATATGAGCAATTTAATCAACTCGTCGGAGCAGAGCCCTTATTACCAAAAAAATCTTATGGATTCTTTCAAACACAGCACTTAGCATGTAAAGGTGACCAAGATCAGTTAATGGCTGTTGCTAGAGAATTGCGAAATAGAGACATTCCTGCCGATAATCTCATTTTCGATTTTGAATGGGGTGATGGTTGCATAGGAGATAAAGAAATTACCTGGGGAAGTAGCATGGATTGGTCAGAAAACTATTCAAAACCATTATCCCCTAAAGCCATGCTCGACAGTTTGAAAGCGATGCATTTTGATGTCATGCTCATTCAGCATAATGCTCCAGACTTTAAAAATAGAAATGGGCAAGGATGGACAGAGACCGTTCAACCTGAAAAATTATGGTGGAGTAAATGGAAAGAAAAGTTAGATCAAGGCGTAAAAGGCACTTGGCAAGATACCAGAAGAAATGACATAACGGATAGCCAAATATGGTTGAAGACACAGAACTATATTGGAGATAACGAGCGCGTTCTTTTTATGGGCTGCCGAAAAATGCAGGCTGTAAACCCTTGGGATTTTAGATATAGTGTTGCTCCGGTTAATAATTTAATCGGATCTAGAAGATACCCGTTTGATTGGACTGGAGATTGTTCATTTAATTGGAATGAATTGAAATGGCAAATAAAAGCGATAACCAATTCTCACGGACCATTAAAGGGCGTCTCATATATTTCATCAGATGGTGTTGGTGAAAGTTGGCAAATTCAAGCTAGATGGAATCAATTTTCTGATTTTTCTGCAATTTCTCGTTCTCACAATCCAAAACCTTGGGCTGGAAACATTGATGTGGCTAATTTTCAGAATAAAATCAAAATTGAAGGAAGAGATACTGTAATTATAAAAGACACACCCGATAATATAACACATGCCGTAGGAGGGGAAAGTAAAGGTCCAACGGCAGAGAATAGTATTCGAAAGCATAGAAAAGAACGTTATAAGTTATTACCATACATCTATTCTACAGCCTATGAGAATTATTTAACGGGGATACCTATTTGCCGTCCAATGCTAATTGCTTTCCCAGATGATTATTTATGTTATTCAGATACATGGCCATATCAGTACATGTTTGGTCCAAATATTTTGGTAGCACCAGTATATGGCGACTTTAAAACTATGGAGATTTATTTACCTCGTGAGAATGATTGGATTGACTATTGGAGTAAAGAAGTTTATAAAGGAGGAGGTGTTATAAATTACAATACTGAAGATGTTGAGAAGTTACCATTATTTATAAAAGCAGGAGCCATTATACCAAAAAGACCAGAAAGAAACTGGATTGAAGAAGAAAAACAGGAAGAAAACTTGATTTTAGATATTTATCCTTCTGATAAGTCTTTTTTTACCTTGTATGAAGACGACGGAAAAAGTATTGCTTATCAAAAAGGTGCTTACTCTGCTACTACAATTAGTCAAAACTATGGTGAAAATGAAGAGTTAATAATACATGTTGGAGAGGCAAAAGGAACGTTTAAAAACGAATTAACTCATAGAACATGGCATATTAGAGTATTGGATGTTTTAAATGAATACGATAGCGTAAACGTCAACGGAAAACAGAAAAAGTTTACGATTAGCACCAATACAAATGAAACCGATTTAATAAAAGAAGTTGTTATTAAAGAACCACGAAATAAAAGTACAACAGTTATTTTTAGTAAAACATAA
- a CDS encoding sulfotransferase family protein: MIYNNNNTFIPIQIIGTQRSGSNLLRLILNQSPLISAHHPPHILNVFHPILHKYGDLNLNDNFSRLVNDVCRLVEVNPVKWDLNLNRNEIIKCCTQPTLIEIFKVIYEMMAQKDKAIYWCCKSMANVNYYSDIENNGLKPYYIHLIRDGRDVASSFKKTLVGEKHTYHLAEIWKTDFLKAKEVYHNVGKDRYLPIKYESLISDPMKVLQEINTFLDLSLDKSALHYFDSNESKRTAEAGFMWSNLTQPIMKNNTGKFLENLTKEDIEIFERVAGDILQENGYKLCSTHNKKEFTQEEIQNFDDLNLKLKTAAQNSKHLKVDRECRVKRKELINELTTILTL; encoded by the coding sequence ATGATTTATAATAATAACAATACATTTATACCAATTCAAATTATTGGTACTCAAAGATCAGGCTCTAATTTATTGCGTTTGATATTGAATCAATCACCTCTAATATCGGCGCATCATCCACCTCATATTTTAAATGTTTTTCATCCTATTTTACACAAATATGGAGATTTAAACCTAAACGATAATTTTAGCCGTTTGGTTAATGATGTATGTAGATTGGTAGAAGTGAACCCCGTAAAATGGGACTTGAACCTAAACCGCAACGAAATAATTAAATGCTGCACACAGCCAACGTTGATAGAAATATTTAAAGTGATCTATGAAATGATGGCACAAAAAGACAAAGCCATTTATTGGTGTTGTAAAAGCATGGCCAATGTTAATTATTATAGTGATATTGAAAACAATGGACTAAAGCCTTATTATATACATTTAATACGAGATGGTCGAGATGTGGCATCGTCATTCAAGAAAACTCTGGTTGGCGAAAAACACACATACCATCTTGCGGAAATTTGGAAAACCGATTTTTTAAAAGCCAAAGAAGTTTATCACAATGTGGGGAAGGATAGGTATTTACCGATAAAATACGAATCTCTTATATCGGACCCTATGAAAGTGCTTCAAGAGATAAATACTTTTTTAGATTTAAGTTTGGATAAATCTGCATTGCATTATTTTGATTCAAATGAATCCAAAAGAACAGCAGAGGCTGGGTTTATGTGGAGTAATCTCACCCAGCCTATTATGAAAAATAACACTGGGAAGTTTCTTGAAAATCTAACTAAGGAAGACATTGAAATATTTGAACGAGTTGCAGGAGATATTCTTCAAGAGAATGGATATAAACTATGTTCTACACACAATAAAAAAGAGTTTACTCAAGAAGAAATTCAAAATTTTGATGACTTAAACTTAAAATTAAAGACAGCAGCACAAAACTCTAAGCATTTAAAAGTTGATAGAGAATGTCGTGTTAAGAGAAAAGAATTGATAAACGAATTAACGACCATACTAACCCTATAA